A genome region from Ralstonia solanacearum K60 includes the following:
- a CDS encoding M48 family metallopeptidase, translated as MKGRRPPVSPAAAGSAQLELPLLAPQADPVAATSPTDAAFPNPTAPLGPDQRRLTFGERTLVYHLKRSSRRTIGFVVDDRGLSITAPRWVTLAEIEHAIAEKQKWIFAKLAEWRTQAARRVLPPMHWRDGADLPFLGKPVTLRMESPIGALMFDADTRRLHLGLPPSATEQQIKDRVQGWLQTQARRLFGERLDLYAERLGVRHSAYALSSAATRWGSCTADGKIRLNWRLVHFPLSLIDYVVAHELAHLKEMNHSPRFWDTVESIFPEFREARQQLQSHPPEYLPVF; from the coding sequence ATGAAAGGGCGGCGACCACCCGTATCGCCCGCCGCTGCCGGATCCGCGCAGCTGGAGCTGCCGCTGCTCGCGCCGCAGGCCGATCCGGTGGCCGCCACCTCGCCCACCGACGCCGCCTTCCCCAACCCGACCGCCCCGCTGGGCCCCGACCAGCGCCGCCTCACGTTCGGCGAGCGCACGCTGGTCTACCACCTCAAGCGCTCGTCGCGGCGCACCATCGGTTTTGTCGTCGATGACCGCGGCCTGTCCATCACCGCGCCGCGCTGGGTGACGCTCGCCGAGATCGAGCACGCCATCGCCGAAAAGCAGAAGTGGATCTTCGCCAAGCTGGCCGAGTGGCGCACCCAGGCCGCGCGCCGGGTCCTGCCGCCGATGCACTGGCGGGACGGCGCCGACCTGCCCTTCCTCGGCAAGCCGGTCACGCTCCGGATGGAATCGCCGATCGGCGCGCTGATGTTCGACGCCGACACGCGCAGGCTGCACCTCGGCCTGCCGCCCAGCGCTACCGAACAGCAGATCAAGGACCGCGTCCAGGGCTGGCTGCAAACCCAGGCACGACGGCTGTTCGGCGAACGGCTGGACCTCTACGCCGAACGCCTCGGCGTGCGGCACAGCGCCTACGCCTTGTCCTCGGCCGCGACCCGCTGGGGCAGTTGCACGGCCGACGGCAAGATCCGGCTCAACTGGCGGCTGGTGCATTTTCCGCTGTCGCTGATCGACTATGTGGTGGCGCATGAGCTGGCGCATCTCAAGGAGATGAACCATAGTCCTCGGTTCTGGGATACGGTCGAATCGATCTTTCCCGAGTTCCGCGAGGCGCGGCAACAATTGCAGTCGCATCCGCCGGAATATCTGCCTGTCTTCTGA
- the gloA gene encoding lactoylglutathione lyase yields the protein MRMLHTMLRVGDLQRSIDFYTKVLGMQLLRTSDNPEYKYSLAFVGYGPESGNTVIELTYNYGVGEYELGTAFGHLAIEVDHAAQACERIRAAGGKVTREAGPVKGGSTIIAFVEDPDGYKIELIQARSMPDGNRH from the coding sequence ATGCGAATGCTCCACACCATGCTGCGCGTCGGCGACCTGCAGCGCTCCATCGACTTCTACACCAAGGTGCTCGGCATGCAGTTGCTGCGCACCAGCGACAACCCCGAATACAAGTATTCGCTGGCGTTCGTGGGCTACGGCCCGGAGAGCGGCAACACGGTGATCGAGCTGACCTACAACTACGGCGTCGGCGAATACGAGCTCGGCACGGCGTTCGGCCATCTCGCCATCGAGGTCGACCATGCGGCACAGGCGTGCGAGCGGATCCGCGCGGCGGGCGGCAAGGTCACGCGCGAGGCCGGCCCGGTCAAGGGCGGCAGCACCATCATTGCCTTTGTGGAAGACCCCGACGGCTACAAGATCGAACTGATCCAGGCGCGCTCGATGCCCGATGGCAACCGCCACTGA
- a CDS encoding DMT family transporter produces MATATDLTRRPLDGTAIGLMVVLCLCWGLQQVAIKMAVHDVGPVMQAGVRSAIASVLVLAFALWRGTSLSLRDGTLPGGLTAGVLFGTEFLCIFIGLGYTTASRMAVFLYTAPIFTALGLHAFVPGEHLRPRQWLGIGIAFAGIVLAFADGMLHPAAGPSTSMGDALGVLAGVLWSATTLVVRASRLSNAPAAKTLLYQLAVSAVLLLAMAAGTGQAWTASLSPTALASLAYQSVLIAFASYLTWFWLLRRYLASRLSVFSFLTPLFGVAFGVLLLHDPVGLRFALAAALVLSGILLVNLR; encoded by the coding sequence ATGGCAACCGCCACTGACCTGACGCGACGCCCGCTGGACGGCACCGCCATCGGCCTGATGGTGGTGCTGTGCCTGTGCTGGGGCCTGCAGCAGGTGGCCATCAAGATGGCCGTGCACGATGTCGGCCCGGTCATGCAGGCCGGCGTGCGCTCGGCGATCGCATCGGTGCTGGTGCTGGCGTTCGCGCTGTGGCGCGGCACGAGCCTGTCGCTGCGCGACGGCACGCTGCCGGGCGGCCTGACGGCGGGCGTGCTGTTCGGCACCGAGTTCCTCTGCATCTTCATCGGCCTGGGCTACACCACGGCCTCGCGCATGGCGGTATTCCTGTACACCGCGCCGATCTTCACGGCGCTCGGGCTGCACGCGTTCGTGCCGGGCGAGCATCTGCGGCCGCGGCAGTGGCTCGGCATCGGCATTGCGTTCGCGGGCATAGTGCTGGCCTTCGCCGACGGCATGCTGCATCCGGCGGCCGGTCCGTCGACGTCGATGGGGGATGCGCTGGGCGTGCTGGCGGGCGTGCTGTGGAGCGCGACCACCCTGGTGGTGCGCGCGAGCCGGCTGTCGAACGCGCCGGCGGCGAAAACGCTGCTGTACCAGTTGGCCGTGTCCGCCGTGCTGCTGCTGGCCATGGCGGCCGGCACCGGCCAGGCCTGGACCGCCAGCCTCTCGCCCACCGCGCTGGCGAGCCTCGCCTACCAGTCGGTGCTGATCGCCTTCGCCAGCTACCTGACGTGGTTCTGGCTGCTGCGCCGCTACCTGGCGTCGCGGCTGTCGGTGTTCTCGTTCCTGACGCCGCTGTTCGGCGTGGCGTTCGGCGTGCTGCTGCTGCACGACCCCGTCGGCCTGCGGTTCGCGCTGGCCGCGGCGCTCGTGCTGTCGGGCATCCTGCTCGTCAATCTTCGGTGA
- the rsmA gene encoding 16S rRNA (adenine(1518)-N(6)/adenine(1519)-N(6))-dimethyltransferase RsmA produces MARSTSGVHQGHQARKRFGQNFLVDEGVIHAIVAAIDPQPDDVLVEIGPGLGALTVPLMERVPTLQVVELDRDLVARLQRRFGDKLVVHAGDALAFDFGALHVPGRPLRIVGNLPYNISSPLLFHLSAFADRVRDQHFMLQKEVVERMVAAPGSKAFSRLSVMLQVRYYMELVLDVPPGSFNPPPKVDSAVVRMIPWPADKSPYAPVDMRALGTVVTLAFSQRRKVLRNTLGSLREAIDFDALGFDLGRRAEEVPVADFVAVANALPAERIAGGAPDLTED; encoded by the coding sequence ATGGCGCGATCCACTTCCGGCGTTCACCAGGGGCACCAGGCCCGCAAGCGCTTCGGCCAGAATTTCCTGGTGGACGAGGGCGTGATCCACGCCATCGTGGCCGCCATCGATCCGCAGCCCGACGACGTGCTGGTCGAGATCGGCCCGGGCCTCGGCGCGCTGACCGTGCCGCTGATGGAGCGCGTGCCCACGCTGCAGGTCGTCGAGCTCGACCGCGACCTGGTGGCGCGCCTGCAGCGGCGTTTCGGCGACAAGCTGGTCGTGCACGCGGGCGATGCGCTGGCGTTCGACTTCGGCGCCCTGCATGTCCCCGGACGGCCGCTGCGCATCGTCGGCAACCTGCCGTACAACATCTCCAGTCCGCTGCTGTTCCACCTGAGCGCCTTCGCCGATCGCGTCCGCGACCAGCACTTCATGCTGCAGAAGGAGGTGGTCGAGCGCATGGTGGCGGCACCCGGCAGCAAGGCCTTCAGCCGCCTGTCGGTGATGCTGCAGGTGCGCTACTACATGGAACTGGTGCTGGATGTGCCGCCGGGCTCGTTCAACCCGCCGCCCAAGGTGGATTCGGCGGTGGTGCGGATGATTCCGTGGCCGGCCGACAAGTCGCCGTATGCGCCGGTCGACATGCGGGCGCTGGGCACGGTGGTGACGCTGGCGTTCTCGCAGCGGCGCAAGGTGCTGCGCAACACGCTGGGGTCGCTGCGCGAGGCGATCGATTTCGACGCGCTCGGCTTCGACCTGGGCCGCCGCGCGGAGGAAGTGCCGGTGGCCGATTTCGTGGCGGTGGCGAACGCGCTGCCGGCCGAGCGCATCGCCGGCGGCGCGCCCGACCTCACCGAAGATTGA
- the pdxA gene encoding 4-hydroxythreonine-4-phosphate dehydrogenase PdxA, translating into MLNIAITTGEPAGIGPDITVAALLHLLAQSAPRHADVRWYVVGDAALLQARADAIGLGDAWRHAAAAVTLVARPLGVPVRTGVLDAANGRYVLDLLDAAIDGCLPDATGRMRYDAMVTAPVQKSTINDAGVPFTGHTEYLAERSRTPRVVMMLAGPQPAHGNAMLRVALATTHLPLREVPDAITPAVLDETLDIVQRDLRGRFGVAAPRILVTGLNPHAGESGHLGREEIEVIEPAIVRARARGIDARGPYPADTLFQPRLLADADCVLAMYHDQGLAPLKYGTFGHGVNITLGLPFVRTSVDHGTALDLAGTGRAEAGSMIEAIDTAVGMARHAAHP; encoded by the coding sequence ATGCTGAACATTGCCATCACGACCGGCGAACCGGCCGGCATCGGTCCGGACATCACCGTGGCGGCGCTGTTGCACCTGCTGGCGCAGTCCGCCCCGCGCCATGCCGATGTGCGCTGGTACGTGGTCGGCGATGCCGCGCTGCTGCAGGCGCGCGCCGACGCCATTGGTCTGGGCGATGCCTGGCGGCATGCGGCGGCGGCGGTCACCCTGGTCGCGCGGCCACTGGGGGTGCCGGTGCGCACCGGCGTGCTCGATGCCGCCAACGGCCGCTACGTGCTCGACCTGCTGGATGCTGCCATCGATGGCTGCCTGCCCGATGCCACGGGCCGGATGCGCTACGACGCGATGGTGACGGCACCGGTGCAGAAGAGCACCATCAACGACGCCGGCGTGCCGTTCACCGGCCATACCGAGTACCTGGCCGAGCGCAGCCGCACGCCGCGCGTGGTGATGATGCTGGCCGGTCCGCAGCCGGCGCATGGCAACGCCATGCTGCGCGTGGCGCTGGCCACCACGCACCTGCCGCTGCGCGAGGTGCCCGATGCGATCACGCCCGCGGTGCTGGACGAGACGCTGGACATCGTGCAGCGGGATCTGCGCGGCCGCTTCGGCGTGGCCGCGCCGCGCATCCTGGTCACGGGGCTGAATCCGCATGCCGGCGAATCGGGCCACCTGGGCCGCGAGGAGATCGAGGTGATCGAACCCGCCATCGTCCGTGCCCGTGCGCGCGGCATCGACGCCCGCGGGCCGTATCCCGCCGACACGCTGTTCCAGCCGCGCCTGCTGGCCGACGCCGATTGCGTGCTGGCGATGTACCACGACCAGGGCCTGGCGCCGCTCAAGTACGGCACCTTCGGCCACGGCGTCAACATTACGCTGGGGCTGCCGTTCGTGCGCACCTCCGTCGATCACGGCACCGCGCTGGATCTTGCCGGCACCGGCCGCGCGGAGGCGGGCAGCATGATCGAAGCAATCGATACCGCCGTCGGGATGGCCCGCCACGCGGCGCATCCCTGA
- a CDS encoding peptidylprolyl isomerase, giving the protein MACKSTAVRSATGVAPTRRLGMVTGALVALMAGAALLPAAHAQQTQKKSAPLRGIFATPDASPSQPLLRGTLPGPSTASGAARSQLVDEVVAVVNTDIITRRELLDRADLVERTLQSQNRPMPARADLLGEVLEQLILERVQAQTAKESGIRVSDADVDRAVESVAQRNNLSVPQLKSKLAQSGLAYDKYREDLRQEILLARLRDREVDSKVQVFDGEIDNFLAQQGGGATGEAQEYNVAQILVPVAEDASAEQKAAARGKAENLLKQAQGGADFAKLARDNSSGPEAAQGGELGLRSIGRLPTQFANAVVDLKPGQLAGQVIESPAGFHVLKLVDKRAPGTAASAKVAQTQVRHILIKTGPTMSADDARRQLAGLRDRIVHGYDFSDAARRYSQDTSASAGGELGWVSPGQLVPEFEQAMNLLKPGEVSQPVQSQFGVHLIQVEGRREAEVPVDRQRDYARSVIREQKIQAAYEDWLRQLRDSAHVEYRVNRQ; this is encoded by the coding sequence ATGGCTTGCAAATCGACTGCTGTCCGCTCCGCCACGGGCGTAGCGCCCACCCGCCGGCTGGGTATGGTGACCGGTGCGCTGGTTGCGCTGATGGCCGGCGCGGCGCTGCTGCCTGCCGCCCATGCGCAGCAGACGCAGAAGAAAAGCGCGCCGCTGCGCGGCATCTTCGCCACGCCCGATGCGTCGCCCAGCCAGCCGCTGCTGCGGGGCACGCTGCCGGGGCCGTCGACGGCGTCCGGCGCGGCGCGCAGCCAACTGGTCGACGAAGTGGTGGCGGTGGTCAATACCGACATCATCACCCGCCGCGAGCTGCTGGACCGCGCCGACCTGGTCGAGCGCACCCTGCAGTCGCAGAATCGCCCGATGCCGGCACGCGCCGACCTGCTCGGCGAAGTGCTGGAGCAACTGATCCTGGAGCGCGTGCAGGCGCAGACGGCCAAGGAAAGCGGCATCCGCGTGTCGGATGCCGACGTCGACCGCGCGGTGGAAAGCGTGGCCCAGCGCAATAACCTGTCGGTGCCGCAGCTCAAGTCCAAGCTCGCCCAGTCGGGGCTGGCCTACGACAAGTACCGTGAAGACCTGCGCCAGGAGATTCTGCTGGCCCGCCTGCGCGATCGCGAGGTGGATTCCAAGGTCCAGGTGTTCGACGGCGAGATCGACAACTTCCTCGCCCAGCAGGGCGGCGGCGCGACCGGCGAGGCGCAGGAATACAACGTGGCGCAGATCCTGGTGCCGGTGGCCGAGGATGCCTCCGCCGAGCAGAAGGCGGCCGCGCGCGGCAAGGCCGAGAACCTGCTGAAGCAGGCCCAGGGCGGTGCGGACTTCGCCAAGCTGGCGCGCGACAACTCCAGCGGGCCCGAGGCCGCGCAGGGCGGCGAGTTGGGCCTGCGCTCGATCGGTCGCCTGCCGACGCAGTTCGCCAACGCCGTGGTCGACCTGAAGCCGGGCCAACTGGCGGGCCAGGTGATCGAAAGCCCCGCCGGTTTCCATGTGCTGAAGCTGGTCGACAAGCGCGCCCCGGGCACCGCCGCCAGCGCCAAGGTGGCGCAGACGCAGGTCCGTCATATCCTGATCAAGACCGGCCCGACCATGTCGGCCGACGACGCACGCCGCCAGTTGGCCGGCCTGCGCGACCGTATCGTCCACGGCTACGATTTCAGCGACGCAGCGCGCCGCTATTCGCAGGACACCTCGGCCAGCGCGGGCGGCGAGCTGGGCTGGGTGTCGCCCGGCCAACTGGTGCCGGAGTTCGAGCAGGCGATGAACCTGCTCAAGCCGGGCGAGGTCTCGCAGCCGGTGCAGAGCCAGTTCGGCGTGCACCTGATCCAGGTGGAAGGCCGTCGCGAAGCCGAAGTGCCGGTGGACCGCCAGCGCGACTATGCGCGCTCGGTGATCCGCGAGCAGAAGATCCAGGCCGCGTATGAAGACTGGCTGCGCCAGTTGCGCGACAGCGCCCACGTGGAATACCGCGTGAACCGCCAGTAG
- a CDS encoding LPS-assembly protein LptD, which yields MTEPNRARKTRQRTAVASPDQRTASRRGALALRPLVFAVAGVWTATSAAQSQGAAQQASSAQATSSAASVTALAVSGPTTPGGAPLVPKMAEPVKRPDNAVPSFAAADAMDGRTNEDIHLRGHGELRRNGTVVKGDTLDYNQDTDLATATGNVRLFRDGTLVTGPDATLKVTANEGTMHTPSYEFHTLGGRGSAERIDFIDKDNSRITKGTYTTCSPDNVDWYFSASRIDIDSDRQVGTGRGGVLHFMGVPVFGSPVFDFPLNDERRSGLLAPVFGYSSRSGADITLPYYFNIAPNRDLTLYPRLLSQRGLQLGAEYRYLSQNYNGVLRGEFLPNDRVADRNRWSIALMHNQRLATGLNAYINYNKVSDDTYPDDLGRSIVTATQRQYTQEGGITYSIGDWVALARVQKFQTLSTATTPLSPPYERVPQLNLSYNRYDVSGFDINFQTDYTKFSIPTENTVQGERLFMQPTISYPIVRPGWFVTPKFILSATSYRLDRPTGDTQASQINRTLPTFSLDSGLTFERDAPQVSKWFGRSYIQTLEPRLFYVYTPYRDQSQIPLFDTAQSDYNLGQIFTENPYTGYDRIADNNKLTAGVTTRFIESETGIERLRATLAQRLDFEGQRVTLAGAAPTSVRRYSDLLGATTIQMFRGIFFDTNLQYNQDIDRLMRSTVAFSWKPEANKVINLGYRYYRADANTGQLALEQTDISAQWPLTRRLYGLGRIGYDMNARKPSDMLLGLEYVADCWVGRLAVQRYSNATSGYTTHIFAQIEFKGLSKVGNNPIDVIRLNVPGYQPVTAQPVTPSVLDQYE from the coding sequence ATGACCGAACCGAACCGAGCCAGGAAAACCCGGCAGCGCACCGCCGTTGCCTCGCCCGACCAGCGGACCGCATCCCGCCGTGGGGCGCTGGCGCTGCGTCCGCTGGTGTTTGCGGTGGCGGGGGTCTGGACGGCGACATCCGCGGCGCAGAGTCAGGGCGCCGCGCAGCAGGCCTCCTCCGCGCAGGCCACTTCGTCGGCCGCTTCCGTGACGGCCCTGGCGGTGTCCGGCCCGACCACGCCGGGCGGCGCGCCGCTGGTGCCCAAGATGGCCGAGCCGGTCAAGCGTCCGGACAACGCCGTGCCCTCTTTCGCCGCCGCCGATGCGATGGACGGCCGCACCAACGAGGACATCCACCTGCGCGGCCACGGCGAACTGCGCCGCAACGGCACCGTGGTCAAGGGCGATACGCTGGACTACAACCAGGACACCGACCTCGCCACCGCCACCGGCAACGTGCGCCTGTTCCGCGACGGCACGCTCGTCACCGGTCCCGACGCCACGCTCAAGGTGACCGCCAACGAGGGCACCATGCATACGCCCTCGTATGAGTTCCATACTCTGGGCGGGCGCGGCAGCGCCGAGCGCATCGATTTCATCGACAAGGACAACAGCCGCATCACCAAGGGCACGTACACCACGTGCTCGCCGGACAATGTCGATTGGTATTTCAGCGCCAGCCGGATCGACATCGACAGCGATCGCCAGGTCGGCACCGGCCGCGGCGGGGTGCTGCACTTCATGGGCGTGCCGGTGTTCGGCTCGCCGGTGTTCGATTTCCCGCTCAACGACGAGCGCCGCAGCGGCCTCCTCGCGCCAGTGTTCGGCTACAGCAGCCGCAGCGGCGCCGATATCACGCTGCCGTACTACTTCAACATCGCGCCCAACCGGGACCTCACGCTGTATCCGCGCCTGCTCTCGCAGCGCGGCCTGCAGTTGGGCGCCGAGTACCGCTACCTGAGCCAGAATTACAACGGCGTGTTGCGCGGCGAATTCCTGCCCAACGACCGCGTGGCCGACCGCAACCGCTGGTCGATCGCGCTGATGCACAACCAGCGCCTGGCGACCGGCCTGAACGCCTACATCAACTACAACAAGGTCTCCGACGACACCTACCCGGACGATCTGGGCCGCAGTATCGTCACGGCGACGCAGCGCCAGTACACGCAGGAAGGCGGCATCACGTATTCCATCGGCGACTGGGTGGCCCTGGCGCGGGTGCAGAAGTTCCAGACGCTGTCGACCGCGACCACGCCGCTGTCGCCGCCGTATGAGCGCGTGCCGCAGTTGAACCTGTCGTACAACCGGTACGATGTCAGCGGCTTCGACATCAACTTCCAGACCGATTACACCAAGTTCAGCATCCCGACTGAGAACACGGTCCAGGGCGAGCGCTTGTTCATGCAGCCGACGATCAGCTATCCGATCGTCCGGCCGGGCTGGTTCGTCACGCCCAAGTTCATCCTGAGCGCGACCTCGTACCGCCTGGACCGCCCGACAGGCGACACGCAGGCCTCGCAGATCAACCGCACGCTGCCGACCTTCTCGCTCGATTCGGGGCTGACCTTCGAGCGCGATGCGCCGCAGGTGTCGAAGTGGTTCGGCCGCAGCTACATCCAGACGCTGGAACCGCGCCTGTTCTACGTCTACACGCCATATCGCGACCAGTCGCAGATTCCGCTGTTCGATACGGCGCAGTCGGACTACAACCTCGGCCAGATCTTCACCGAGAACCCGTACACCGGTTACGACCGCATCGCCGACAACAACAAGCTGACGGCGGGCGTGACCACGCGCTTCATCGAGTCCGAGACCGGCATCGAGCGCCTGCGCGCCACGCTGGCCCAGCGCCTGGACTTCGAGGGCCAGCGCGTGACCCTGGCCGGCGCCGCGCCCACCTCGGTGCGCCGCTATTCGGACCTGCTGGGCGCGACCACCATCCAGATGTTCCGCGGTATCTTTTTCGATACCAACCTTCAGTACAATCAGGACATCGACCGCCTCATGCGCTCGACGGTGGCGTTCAGCTGGAAGCCGGAGGCCAACAAGGTGATCAACCTCGGCTACCGCTACTACCGCGCCGATGCCAACACCGGGCAATTGGCGCTGGAGCAGACCGATATCTCGGCGCAGTGGCCGCTGACGCGCCGCCTGTACGGCCTGGGGCGCATCGGCTACGACATGAACGCCAGGAAGCCGTCGGACATGCTGCTCGGCCTCGAATATGTCGCCGACTGCTGGGTCGGGCGGCTGGCGGTGCAGCGCTACAGCAACGCGACCTCGGGCTATACGACGCACATCTTTGCCCAGATCGAGTTCAAGGGGCTGTCGAAGGTGGGGAACAATCCGATCGACGTGATCCGGCTCAACGTGCCCGGCTACCAGCCGGTCACCGCGCAGCCGGTCACGCCGTCCGTGCTGGATCAATACGAATAA
- a CDS encoding aminoglycoside phosphotransferase family protein, producing the protein MASTPSAAGATDARLARLRDWLGTLPAAHGLRIDTLRPASADASFRRYFRLDGAAGTLIAMDAPPPQEDCRPFVHVATLLSGAGVHAPRVLEQDIAQGFLLLTDLGPQTYLQSLRDRDFDPAYADTLFRPAIDTLVRWQSASREGELPPYDEALLRRELSLFPDWYVERHLQRPLEAAQREALDQVFKLLVNSALAQPRVYVHRDYMPRNLMINAADPSQPGVLDFQDAVYGPITYDAASLLRDAFLSWEEEQELDWAVRYWEAARRAGLPVGEDFGEFYRALEWMGAQRHLKVAGIFARLRYRDGKTGYVEDTPRFIAYLRRVATRYNALAPLARLLDQLEDRATQVGYTF; encoded by the coding sequence ATGGCTTCGACCCCCAGCGCCGCCGGCGCAACCGATGCGCGCCTCGCCCGGCTGCGCGACTGGCTCGGCACATTGCCCGCCGCCCACGGCCTGCGCATCGACACCCTGCGCCCCGCCTCGGCCGACGCCAGCTTCCGCCGCTATTTCCGCCTCGATGGCGCAGCCGGCACCCTGATCGCCATGGACGCCCCGCCGCCACAGGAAGACTGCCGCCCGTTCGTGCACGTGGCGACCCTGCTGAGCGGCGCCGGCGTGCACGCGCCGCGGGTCCTGGAGCAGGACATCGCGCAAGGCTTCCTGCTGCTGACCGACCTGGGCCCGCAGACTTACCTGCAATCGCTGCGCGACCGCGATTTCGACCCGGCCTACGCCGACACGCTGTTCCGCCCGGCCATCGACACCCTGGTGCGCTGGCAGTCGGCCTCGCGCGAGGGCGAACTGCCCCCGTACGACGAAGCCCTGCTGCGCCGCGAGCTGTCGCTGTTCCCCGACTGGTACGTCGAGCGCCACCTGCAGCGCCCGCTCGAGGCCGCCCAGCGCGAGGCGCTCGACCAGGTCTTCAAGCTGCTGGTCAACAGCGCCCTGGCCCAGCCGCGCGTCTACGTGCACCGCGATTACATGCCGCGCAACCTGATGATCAACGCGGCCGACCCGTCGCAGCCGGGCGTGCTGGACTTCCAGGACGCCGTCTACGGCCCCATCACCTACGACGCCGCCTCGCTGCTGCGCGACGCCTTCCTGTCGTGGGAAGAGGAGCAGGAACTCGACTGGGCCGTGCGCTACTGGGAAGCCGCCCGCCGCGCCGGGCTGCCGGTCGGCGAAGACTTCGGCGAGTTCTACCGCGCGCTCGAATGGATGGGCGCCCAGCGCCACCTGAAGGTGGCCGGCATCTTCGCCCGCCTGCGCTACCGCGACGGCAAGACCGGCTACGTCGAAGACACGCCGCGCTTCATCGCCTACCTGCGCCGCGTTGCGACGCGCTACAACGCGCTGGCGCCGCTGGCGCGCCTGCTGGACCAGCTGGAAGACCGCGCCACACAGGTCGGCTACACGTTCTGA
- a CDS encoding AzlC family ABC transporter permease, which produces MASPRAAEFRAGVLALAPMLLGVVPFGLIYGVLATSAGMPAWLAVAMSAVVFGGASQMILVQLWAGGAPALVIAATVSMVNLRHALYSASIAPALAHLPRRWKWLIAYLLTDEAFAAMNRRVASARPGAEEAACRHWYFLGAGVALWTSWQTSTIVGVLLGKQVPTALPLDFFLPLTFIAIVVPSLRTRAQLAAALAGAALAVAWTGWPHKLGLMGAACVGIAVGAIVERLLAKHADKGATA; this is translated from the coding sequence ATGGCCTCCCCCCGCGCCGCCGAATTCCGCGCCGGCGTCCTGGCGCTCGCGCCCATGCTGCTGGGCGTGGTGCCGTTCGGCCTGATCTACGGCGTGCTGGCGACCTCCGCCGGCATGCCCGCCTGGCTGGCGGTGGCGATGAGCGCCGTCGTCTTCGGCGGCGCCTCGCAGATGATCCTGGTGCAGCTGTGGGCGGGTGGCGCGCCGGCGCTCGTGATCGCGGCGACGGTGTCGATGGTCAACCTGCGGCACGCACTGTATTCGGCCAGCATCGCGCCGGCCCTGGCGCACCTGCCGCGCCGCTGGAAATGGCTGATCGCCTACCTGCTCACCGATGAAGCCTTCGCCGCCATGAACCGGCGCGTGGCCAGCGCGCGGCCCGGCGCGGAAGAGGCGGCCTGCCGCCACTGGTACTTCCTCGGCGCCGGCGTGGCGCTGTGGACCAGTTGGCAGACGTCCACCATCGTGGGCGTGCTGCTGGGCAAGCAGGTGCCGACCGCCTTGCCGCTCGATTTCTTCCTGCCGCTGACCTTTATCGCCATCGTGGTGCCGTCGCTGCGCACCCGCGCGCAGCTGGCCGCGGCGCTGGCCGGTGCCGCGCTGGCGGTTGCCTGGACGGGCTGGCCGCACAAGCTCGGGCTGATGGGCGCGGCCTGCGTCGGCATCGCCGTCGGCGCGATCGTCGAGCGGCTGCTCGCCAAGCACGCCGACAAGGGGGCCACGGCATGA
- a CDS encoding AzlD domain-containing protein → MRALILLGVLLLSGAATYLIRLSFIALEGRMNLPLWFRSALPYVPAAMLTALIAPELLMRNGALAVSADNPRLIASIVAIVIARVTRSTVWTIVGGMAVLLILMKAMA, encoded by the coding sequence ATGAGAGCGCTGATCCTGCTCGGCGTGCTGCTCCTGTCCGGCGCCGCCACCTACCTGATCCGCCTGTCGTTCATCGCGCTGGAAGGCCGCATGAACCTGCCGCTGTGGTTCCGCAGCGCGCTGCCCTATGTCCCCGCCGCCATGCTGACGGCGCTGATCGCGCCCGAGCTGCTGATGCGCAACGGTGCGCTGGCCGTCTCCGCGGACAACCCCCGCCTGATCGCCAGCATCGTCGCCATCGTCATCGCACGCGTGACCCGCAGCACGGTGTGGACCATCGTCGGCGGCATGGCGGTCCTGCTGATCCTGATGAAGGCGATGGCATGA